The genomic DNA TTCTTATggaaaatgtatgtattttagACAGTTATGTACCTGTCCAaatcagtctgtttgtttataGTTGAGTAAAATCTTCTCATGCCACAATGTGCAGGATGGTTTATGATTGAACACTGACTCCTGCTGTTTAAGAAAGggaattcaaataaatgaacatcATTTCTGCTCCTTTGCATCACGCTAAGTCTCAAATGCTCTTAATGAAGGACAACATCTtgagaaaaccaaaacatacaGTATCACACGCAGCCTGAAAACATTTGATctcactttctcctctttgtgGTGCCAAACGTAGATTAAAGGCGAAAAAGCCAATTAGCACAATGACGCACAAAAGTGTTGGCATTGCATGGTCAGTGTTGTTTGACTGTGATTAACCACTGTAGTACTAGGCACTTTCTTAATGGCTGTGGACCtgaaagaaataatttaaacttttacaaaaGTCATTGTTATCAGAAGATAATGTTTTAATCAGACACACTACAAACAATTGCATATGGTATTGAAAAGGAGGCAGAAAAAATAAAGGTCACAACAGGACTTTGATCATAAAAAGACAAGCTGACCTCTTAGCAGCTTTCTGTACTTTAAGTGCAACTGTTCTGCTAACTTCAAATCAtacaaataatgtaaatatagattttacactgtaaaaacataaaaatactttcATTCTGATTCTGGTTAAAACGACACAGGTATAGGAATAATCAATATAAACTTCTACTTCTGATAATTCACAGTCACCATTATGTAAGAAGAGTCAATCATTCGCTGTGTCCTCATTGTCCTTCTGTTAAATCTTGTTggcttttttcctcctctggatTTTCATCCTCTAAATGCTTGCTGTCACTCCGGTCCTCCTGGTCCTGCTCACCTACAAGAACCTTACTGTAAAgtttctgctgctcttctttGAAAGCATCTTTCACTTTGGCTCGTTTCAGCCCTCCATCCCTGATGGAGAAGAagcatcacagacagacacagtgtcaTTAGTTACTTTTTTCACCAACAACTGAAGGGAATAACAAAGACTGGCCACATAAATTACCTTCGGGATGCAGCTCTGCACAGTTTTCTGTCAAAGCTAAAATACCAATGACAATGTCTCTTGTGAATCAGCACCTGTCTTTCTAACACAGTTTTAACCGGTTTTACTGATGTATATCACGACTCTAGGTGTGTTTCCATCCAATTGTTTTAatccacattttcattttatgatcGTAAGAacgtgagaagaaaaaaaaaatgcaaaaatgtttttacagatttttaagctaaggtgcaaaaacaaaacaatgaaaatggcagcagacaaaaacatcagatttgtgTGAAAAGATGAGGAGACTGTGATCTTCCTCAAATGAATACATGTAAATTTCCATCCTACATTTCTTCCCACTGTTTGAGGTTTGGCTGCCACTTTCGTGGCTCGTTACTTCATCTTGGAAAATTAGTGCCACCTACTTATTTGCTCAGCAGTATCACATGCATAAATAGCCTTTTTTCTGGCCTTATTTCTGAAAATTCTCTTAAAATGTTCTCTGCATTTGGATGAAACCTAATGACTAACGGCTAATGACTCACCAGATGAGATCGACTAATCCTCCTTGTGCAGCTATGGCTGCTTTCACTCTGTTGGCAAACTGCACTGCATCCTCCCCTTCCTATACAAGggcaataaaaaacaacaggctAAGAAaaggtggggggaaaaaaaacccagatgATCTGAAAGTTCAATCGCTGATTTTGATATTATACAAAATATTTCTCTGTAAGGTTGTGCCAAAGAGCTTCACCTCTCTGTTCATAGGTGGCAGGTACCAAACACTGCAGACGATGGCCCAGCTGCTCATCATCCTCAGCAGATAATTCACAATGCCAAACTTACTGCTGTTCCAGAAAGCATCCCCAAACCGAGGATCGTACTGCAAGACGGAGATGAGGTCATATCAAGCATAGGTAAGAACAaagtgagcagagaggaggaaaaggagcaGCTCCTACTTTTATAGCAACTGGATAGACGGTGCAGCCGATTTCAAAGCTGCCCTTTTTGAACATCATCACCGATGTGTTGTTGATGCAAGTGCCTGTAGAAGACACAGTGAGGAGCTCTTATCAAcaccaaacaacaaactttacaagctccaaatgtgtgttttaaaagaattACATCATCATATACACACCCTCAGGGAAGATCAGGATGGGCTGTTTGGTTTTGTCAGCAACATGATCGCCAAGTCTGAAACGACAAAGCAGAAGTGATCAAAATCTTTCCATTAGTCTTACGTTGAGAGTTTAAGCCCATTGACTTTAAATCCACTCCGAACTGTTGCTATTATAGACATACACATGGTCTGCATCAAGTTCACCGAAGTGCttttaaatgacatgaaatgtgtGCCTTTAAACGCCAGGCTGCCAGGGTTGGTATCGTTGTGTAAACTGCTACTACACCATCATCCAGTTTCAGGTTAGACAACGATACTCATTGTTAAACTCATTGTTTGATGGCAGCCATACATAATCATGCATTATAAACGCACTGAGGTTACTtgtaacacatttttattatgtctGTGCAAGACTATTGCACCTTATGTTTAAGTCGTTATGTGCCAAATGTGCAAAGGCCacaatcaaatgttttaacttCACCACCTGTCCACAGTAAGTCTTATACAGACATAAACAGGCATGAACAGAATGTGTCATAAATGTTAACAAGTTGCTCAGCAGCAGTACTGACAGTAATGTAACTGGAATAACAATGAGAAGATGCACTGCTACTTACCTCTTGGCCACTAGGTGTCTGTCTTTGACTTCTGATCTATTAAACCAGATGTGAGGAGAAGATTTGACCATGGCTCGCTGGATCATTCCCATCAACCCTCCATGCACCTGGGCAACCTGAGAGACGAGTTGAACTCAAGGTCAgctcaaaaacatttaaagctgagctttttttttgttttgtttttttttttggggggggggggggttattaacctttttatttttatgaggACTGAACATGCACTCTCACTCCCACAAACACATAGCGACACAAACTTTTATACCATCGAGTAGCAGCCGTCATTGGCCAAGATGATGACATCAATGGGTGTTGTGTGATTGGCCACACAGATACCGCcattctttggtttgttttcgCTGAAAttaaacacaggcacacaactcgatgacaaacaaacatccagTCTAACATACTTACCATTACATTATCTGAAATAGAGACATTTACAAATAGCTGTTAAGAGCTGTGATAATTAGAATGTATTCAGTGAGTTAAAGTGTCTGTGAGGGAAGTTGATAATGTTGctgaatattaaacatgttgtaCCTGTTATGATAGGTGATGATTGCTGTGAGAGCTCTGACAAAGATGCGGTAACACATTAGATGAACCTTCTGACTCAGGAGGAACCTTAGCCTGAAGACATGCAGCATAATGTTACAGCAATTACTGCAGATGATGCACATGTCAAGgtcaatcacacaaacaaagtaCAGAACaaccatttctttgtttttaaagagcagaaccatcagaaaatgttatttgaaTGTGTACATCCAGTCACTGTTGTAGCTTTCTACTCTTGTTATTGGGACCTTACTTTACATGCGTGCTTCCTCTGAGGGGAAACTTACTCTGTATTTGGTAAAAGGCCCACTAAAGTGGTCAGAACTAGCAGCAGACTGATAGCAGTGACTGCCAGAGTAactctgcagagaaaagaacATACATTTGACAAGACTGAATCAATTCTTCACCCATTCATAGATTTTGTACTATGAGATGAATCTTTCTGCTTTTACCGCATACTGTGTGCTGTTCTGACCTGAGAGGCAACAGGACGCCGTAGCGGATGAGCACGCCGAGGCCCCACAGCACAGTGAGTCTCACACTTATATGACGGAAGTTGTAGTTGCTTCGAGTCAGCAGGTTCCAGCTCTCCAGTTCCTGGGCTGTAAAACACTTTGTCACCTCGTCATCCATGATGCTCTCCACACCTCTCCGGCAGAAGTAGAGGATGTCAGACATCTCAAACTCCGGCTCTGACGGCAGACAGCTGGCTAAACCGCGGAGCTCCTGGATCTCCTGCTGCAAAGACGACGGTGGTTCTTTGGCTATGATTCCTACAGTGAGAACGAAAAGAAGACATTTGATTTaatggtaaaaataaaatagacacAGTGAGCCTCCGTGatgaaaatctttatttgttACCACTGCTATATGGCTTATAGAGGTgctccttcttttcctttgcTCCCATCTCCATTCGTGAGGTTGCccactaataaaacaaaataaccattAAGACAACTATGATGAAGTATGGTTGTTTGTTCACAGCAACGTAAGAGTAAGAGTAGGAACTAAAGACTTAAATTGATTTGTTGCTGATCAGCAGCTATAAAGGTGAATAAGCAGCAGTGTAACCCTCCAAAGTTCATTCATTGTTAGAGATTCAAAGAGAATATGGGCAGTACTGATGATCAGAGTGATGAACTTAGGCAACACAGTCCCTGAAGACCAGTCCGGTTTCAGTTTCAAGTTCTCTACCCTTTGTCTGACTTACTCGAGCATAAATAGGTCACACTTTTGATGGATCAGGCCTCTGTGCCACCTCAGCCTGGAGAGGGGACATTTAAAGAACCACTGCCTGGTGTGTActccaaataaaacacaaatgtgtattCCAGGGAGCGGCTGTAGCCCATGGAAGACAAACTATTCACAAACAATCATATGTAAACACACTATGCCATCAAGTACTCTTGGACCTGCTGCATAAAGCTAAAATGATTGACACTACCAAGTGTCATGCTGCATGCTGTCTTGTGACAGGCAGAATTCGACCACACATGAAGGCAGTGGAAGCATGCTCCATATAGTCCACTGGGTAAGCATGGACCTGAGCTCTCTGGGTTGGGGCTAACATTTAGCTGGTTTGCTCTATGCCTGGACAAAGCAAAGAGAGATTTGGCTGGAGGACCATCCACATATATGCGTACACACAGGAACCTGGATACTGCAGGTTTACGATGGATCAGGAGAGTCTGCAGCTCCTTCTACCCTCCAGGAAAAATCCAGCAGCATGGCAGTCAGAGCCCCAAGAACCAACTCAAAGGGTGGTACAACAGTTGTCAACTGTCCCACAACTTCTAGAAAATTGGGAAAGCATTTCTGCAAACTTGTCAAACAACAGGTATGCCCCTGTTTGTTCAGCTTTAATTGTTATCATGAGTGTAGAAGGGGAGGTCGAGAGTTGTAGTACACTTCTATTTGTTCCAGCTGTGTAAACTCCCTGCAGTATCTACATCACCTCAGATGTTAGTCCCATGGCTAAAAGCTCACTCCTCCCAGGGGTCTGCCCTAAAATCTGACTCCCCTCGAGGAAAGGGTGCTCTGTGCTTCTAACAGTCCCTCTGAGCTTGGAGAACCCAGTGGTCCCATCAAAACAGCAATACAAAACAGACACCAAACTCACCTCAAAGATCTTGAGAAGTGTCCTCATGTAGAGTCTCCTGATACCAAAAGAGACTCCGAGTACAGCTGGCACGATTATGAAGACAAATAGAGCAGACAACCACACGGTGACGCCGATGCTAAGACACCTGCACAGCAGGTTGTCAGCAGGAAATATAAACCAAGTCATGTCTCTCAACGGCAGAAGAGAGAGCGAACGACACTGCACACCACAGCGAACACACCGTCTTCTGGTCTGGTTGAAGTCTTTGTGTTTGAAGCTGATGCTGAAATTTGCTTCAGGTGCAACTCATCGTCTGCGTCTGACGGAGACAACACAAAGTATCAAGAACAGTAAATATCTCACACAGTTTCAAGTGACTTTTTCTATATTGTGATTGGCCCTTTTTAGCAACATCATACTTGTAGTGTAGTGttagtcaaattaaaacaatatcattaaaaaaattactAACACAAaaatttaatgttaattttttAAGAATGTATCGAGAGCACTGTGTCACTCTCAACCTATCCAGAGcacagaggtctgtgtgtgcacagtcgTGATGAGATATCTCGACTCTGGCGACTCTGGTTTCGAGTGGAAGCGTCCAGTTTCCACTCAGAGGACAGAGACTGTCTCCTGTGAGATCTGGGAGaagcttaaaataaaatacactttttgtTCTATTGTCCATTGTATCACAACATTAGATATATAGGcttttttataaaagaaatgtgGGCAAAAGGTCCTGATTTTAAAGCTGTAAAGTTTCTGTTTACAGATGAAGTGTATCACTTTGCTCAATTTGTGTTAAATGCTTACCAACAATGTAAGAAGGTGCTTTATGTTTCATGCGTTTAAAGGGACAGTCTGtgccttgtttgtttgtcatgtctCCTGGCTGTAATGTCTAAAGAGCTgggttgtgtttatatttctatatagtGCTTTACAAAGCAACAGACCCAAAAGAAAGCCACAAaggttaaaaacaataaaagtaaaaaatgtaaaacacgACAGATTCAACACCATTGAGGGTCTAGACAAAtagaagagaaagggagaaagctgacatttaaaatgaaggtCTGGTTAAGAGTAAAAGgataaaaagatgataaaacaaataaaaagacaaaagaaataaagaaaaaagatatatattttaaaagtattattttgtaaacaaagtatattattgtattattattattaacttagTGTTTTGTTGGGGAACGTCTGTTACTTAGGGACTttactgaaagaaaaatgactttctttatgaatttattgacttatttgaacattttgaatgaGTGTGTTGCTCACAAGTGTATCAGCTGTTGCTTTATTGTTGCAAAAACTGCAGTAACTGTACTTCATGGTGtcataaaaaacatcagattttaattgttttgctGCGTTATCACTAAAAgttgaaaatgttaatgtttgcTACAGTTAGTCAGTGCAGAGGCACCGAGCACATAATTAAGAATTAAAGCTAATTAATGGGTCATTATGTAGCTTTAGTTTCTAATTAAGGAACAATGCTTTGTCATTTAACGTCACAGCTAATTAAAACGGCAAATAATTGTAACTTTAATGGGGTCACATTCAAGTTAGACGTCTATCGTCTTCAAATTAACCTGTACCGATGTAAAGTTGTTGATTGTCGGGAAGTTTTTGCGGCTATAAACGCTTCGTAACATGCTAGCTTCAATGGGAGCAGCTGGGTTAATAAGGGGTTAGCTGTAGCCGGTAACGGCTCGGCTCTTACCGGATTTAACGCGACTCCTGTGCCGGGGGAGAGTCGGGATGGCAGGCGGGCAGACAGCTCTCCATCTGCGGATGTCTTTACACCGTGCTGCCGGCTCTACAGGCTGTTagcaacatgctaacatgctacagGTGCGGTTGTATGGAGTCGTCATGGCAACAGGTCGGTGGCCAATGAGGGCTGCTGTCACTGCACTGTGGGCTGGACACGcacagtaatctgattacagtGAGGTGGCGTGAGGTAAATCTGTGGTCTGATgctcacactgaaaaaaatgacGCAAGGAAATTTAATTTGATCAAGCTTTTCACTGCTAAAAGTGTGCCATTAATGTGTGTATTCATTTAATAGCTTTGCAATTCATTTGTACACTATTAAACTTTACTGTGAGTTAGGTTTAATTTGTTATGATCTATTGTTGTAAAAAATTGAATCAaaaatgttgtggagaaattgcttcttcttcttcttcttcttcttcttcttcttcttcttcttctttcatatGTCCTTAGACCTTCGTTTCAGCAAGCCAGTCCAGTGTGTCAATTAAGCCACGATCTCCATTTGGTGGCCGGTATATGGGGCAGTTGATTGTTACATGCTCCACAGTCGGTAGTGGGTCCCCACATTGGCAATGGGCACTGTCTGTAAGACCCCGCTTCTGCATTGCTGCATGTCCCACACCTGTCcccagg from Larimichthys crocea isolate SSNF chromosome IX, L_crocea_2.0, whole genome shotgun sequence includes the following:
- the gpat4 gene encoding glycerol-3-phosphate acyltransferase 4, with amino-acid sequence MTWFIFPADNLLCRCLSIGVTVWLSALFVFIIVPAVLGVSFGIRRLYMRTLLKIFEWATSRMEMGAKEKKEHLYKPYSSGIIAKEPPSSLQQEIQELRGLASCLPSEPEFEMSDILYFCRRGVESIMDDEVTKCFTAQELESWNLLTRSNYNFRHISVRLTVLWGLGVLIRYGVLLPLRVTLAVTAISLLLVLTTLVGLLPNTELRFLLSQKVHLMCYRIFVRALTAIITYHNSENKPKNGGICVANHTTPIDVIILANDGCYSMVAQVHGGLMGMIQRAMVKSSPHIWFNRSEVKDRHLVAKRLGDHVADKTKQPILIFPEGTCINNTSVMMFKKGSFEIGCTVYPVAIKYDPRFGDAFWNSSKFGIVNYLLRMMSSWAIVCSVWYLPPMNREEGEDAVQFANRVKAAIAAQGGLVDLIWDGGLKRAKVKDAFKEEQQKLYSKVLVGEQDQEDRSDSKHLEDENPEEEKSQQDLTEGQ